TCACTCTGCTATGTTCTTTTACCAACTTCAAAGGCAGCATTGTCAACCCAGGCAGAGGAGGCGGGAACTGAGATGGGATCAAACACAAACCCACTTCTTCCACCTCGGTCTGAATGGGCAGACTGTTTCCGACAACTGGGTGCCTGAGCAGCAGCAAACCTATTAAGGACCAACTGGACCGCTGCCTGGAGGTTTTCTGTGAAGACCCTGACAAAGGGAAGACGTTTAATGAGCTTGATCCCAAAACATAACCATGACAAAATCGTCACAAACTGGTGCTCATTGTCTCCTGCCATCCCAAGCCCTACAGGACTGGCCTTCAGGGTCAGGGGGTGTATCCCTGTCTGTAAGccccagagggaggaggtgtggtggGCCACGGCCTGCCTGGATGATGGGTCCCGCGTTCTGGAGTATCTGTCCCTTTCACACAGACAGTGCAGGACTCCAATATGAGGAGACATGACACCGATGCGTAACCTTGACGTCACATGACCAAGGTCACCTCTGCATCTGCCTGGGACCCTCCCTGACCTCAGTCTGGCTTGTGTACGATGGCTAGGATAAAGAGATACCCCTCTCAGTCAATAAGAAGAAATCCTCAAATCGCCAGAGAATCTTTTCAATCACAATCTCTTTTAttaacacatacaaatacaaatgtgaAGAACACAATGAATATTGTCCATGTCAAGTGATCAGGGACAAGGCCAAGCTACAaaaatgttaaataaaaaaaatccaccTCATATTGTGGCCATCAGAGAGCCCTGAGCTTGATATAAAAGTGTTTCATAATAGAAATCTGGTGAGTTGGagaattatttattttaggAACTGTGGGTATAAACATATTTACATCAGTTGGGTCATATTTCATTAAGCAATATTAGTCAGCCAAAATACCATtctattcatttatttaaaaataaaaaaacatcagATACAATCCCGTAACCATGGCTGTAAAACATCAACAAAAAAACGATTGATTTGGGGAAACTTTCCAATACCATAATTTGCATGCTGTAACAAATAGAGCTGTCATCAACTGCAGAGTTTCATGGCTTATCTTTCAGACCAAAACCAACACACAAGTTTAATTTGACTCCATATTGGCCGTTAGCTGTAGCGCATTGTGACCGCATCCTAACTAATCCATCAGTGACAGAGCAATTCTCATTTTATCCAGGCAAACATATCAATCTCGCTTCGTAAAAGTCCACTCTGGCTCTGAGCAAGGGGACAAGGTCCAGGGTCAAAGTTCACAGTATGGGGGTCACTAAGAGGGAGGGTTGTCACCATGTATGGCTTTATACTTGGCCATCTCTTCTGGAAATACTTTTCCCAGCTCGGAGATCAGAAGGCTCTTGAATTTCTGTAATTAGAAAAAACAAATATTGTGGTTAGAAGAAGATGGGcaagaaggaagggaggaggactTAAAAGATAAGAAGGCCACTGCTGAGCTGCTCTTACCGTCATGGTGTCAATCTTTCCTTTCACCTGCTCATTTTTCGCCAAAGCCCTTTCCAGACACTCCTTAGTGTACAGTTGAGGGTTACGACCTTGATCTATGTATCTGTGAAAATTAGGTCAAAATTTATTTTTAGGTGCGGTCCACATAATACTTTTTTTCCATAATGACTAAATGAAACAACAGTCATTTGTGAGAACTTGGTAAGTGAGGCAATTGAGTCTAATTCTTTCACGTTGATTTTTTGGTAGTAATTTACGTGGATTTCGAAAGTTGGAACTCACTCAAAAGCCTCAAGAGGAACGTTGATCTCGTGGAGCTGCTGTCGACACTTCTCAATATCCTGCAATCCAGTTATCATGAAGTTTCTGAAATGCAAAGGGTGAAATTTGACATCCGCGTT
This genomic window from Hypomesus transpacificus isolate Combined female chromosome 4, fHypTra1, whole genome shotgun sequence contains:
- the med10 gene encoding mediator of RNA polymerase II transcription subunit 10 gives rise to the protein MAEKFDNLEEHLEKFIENIRQLGIIVSDFQPSSQTGLNQKLNFMITGLQDIEKCRQQLHEINVPLEAFEYIDQGRNPQLYTKECLERALAKNEQVKGKIDTMTKFKSLLISELGKVFPEEMAKYKAIHGDNPPS